From the genome of Verrucomicrobiia bacterium, one region includes:
- the kdpA gene encoding potassium-transporting ATPase subunit KdpA, with product MKVNEIIQIVLFFGIGIALTPLLGRFMARVFKGERTILHPLLAPVENFIYRLSGVDPAEEMHWLNYFWAVLVFTLVGFASLMVLLMTQQWLPLNPQKIPNCTWHLAFNTAWSFACNADWQSYSGESTMSYFSQTIGLSVHQFLSGAGGLAVLVAVGRALKRASAKTIGNFWVDLTRALLYIVIPFSILWAIPLAWQGVPQTWKPYTDAQLVEPYTTQVAKLDDKGQPVLTNGVAVMVDQRVTTQSIPAGPVASFESCKQLFTNGGGYYGVNSAHPLENPTPLSNFLELLAIIVFPMAQVYMFGLLIGNVRHAWCLYAVMLTFFVASFAIGWYAETRPNPIVQNLSPPMEGKEQRFGVMNSVLWGVACTAIDNGSVNSMHDSWMPLAGMMPMWNILVGEIIFGGIGCGMYCLLFHILIAVFIAGLMIGRTPEYLGKKLGAWEASWAVVGVLLPSVACLIPAAISCMIPAGLSSMNNGGPHGLSEVLYAFGEAANNNGSAFAGLNANTPWYNVALGIAIVIGRFAPIVAALAIVGRLASRKTVEASAGTLPTHGWTFGLTLAGVIVIVAALTFFPVLCLGPIVEHGLMLAGRTF from the coding sequence ATGAAAGTAAATGAAATCATTCAGATCGTGCTCTTCTTCGGAATCGGGATCGCGCTGACGCCCTTGCTCGGCCGCTTCATGGCGCGGGTGTTCAAAGGGGAGCGGACGATTCTCCATCCCCTGCTCGCGCCGGTGGAAAATTTCATTTACCGGCTGAGCGGGGTGGACCCCGCCGAGGAGATGCATTGGCTCAATTATTTTTGGGCCGTGCTGGTTTTCACGCTCGTGGGGTTCGCGTCGCTGATGGTTTTGTTGATGACGCAACAATGGCTGCCGCTCAACCCGCAAAAAATCCCGAACTGCACCTGGCACCTCGCCTTCAACACGGCGTGGAGTTTCGCCTGCAATGCTGATTGGCAATCCTACAGCGGCGAATCCACGATGAGTTATTTTTCCCAGACCATCGGGCTTTCCGTGCATCAATTCCTCAGCGGCGCGGGCGGTCTGGCGGTGCTGGTCGCGGTCGGGCGCGCGCTCAAACGCGCCAGCGCAAAAACCATCGGCAACTTCTGGGTGGACCTCACCCGCGCGCTGCTTTACATCGTGATCCCATTCTCGATCCTGTGGGCGATTCCGCTGGCGTGGCAAGGCGTTCCGCAAACCTGGAAGCCTTATACCGACGCGCAACTCGTCGAGCCTTACACGACGCAAGTCGCGAAGCTCGATGACAAGGGTCAGCCCGTCTTGACCAATGGCGTCGCCGTCATGGTGGACCAGCGCGTGACGACGCAAAGCATTCCCGCGGGCCCGGTCGCCTCATTTGAATCGTGCAAGCAGCTTTTCACCAATGGCGGCGGTTATTACGGCGTCAACAGCGCGCACCCGCTTGAAAATCCCACGCCGCTTTCGAATTTTCTCGAGCTGCTGGCGATCATCGTTTTCCCGATGGCGCAGGTTTACATGTTTGGTTTGCTCATCGGCAATGTGCGCCATGCGTGGTGCCTGTATGCGGTCATGCTCACATTTTTCGTGGCGTCGTTTGCCATCGGCTGGTACGCGGAGACGCGGCCCAATCCGATCGTCCAAAATCTTTCGCCGCCGATGGAGGGCAAGGAGCAGCGCTTCGGCGTGATGAACAGTGTGTTGTGGGGCGTGGCCTGCACGGCGATTGACAACGGCTCCGTGAATTCCATGCATGATAGTTGGATGCCGCTGGCGGGCATGATGCCCATGTGGAACATCCTCGTCGGCGAAATCATTTTCGGCGGCATCGGTTGTGGAATGTATTGCCTGCTGTTCCACATTCTGATCGCGGTGTTCATCGCCGGGTTGATGATCGGCCGGACGCCGGAATATCTCGGCAAAAAACTGGGCGCCTGGGAGGCAAGCTGGGCGGTGGTCGGGGTGCTTCTGCCGAGCGTCGCGTGCCTTATCCCGGCGGCCATATCGTGCATGATTCCCGCCGGGCTTTCGAGCATGAACAACGGCGGGCCGCACGGCTTGAGCGAAGTTCTGTACGCGTTCGGCGAGGCCGCGAACAATAACGGCAGCGCGTTCGCCGGACTTAACGCGAACACGCCCTGGTACAACGTCGCCCTCGGCATCGCGATTGTAATCGGACGTTTCGCGCCGATCGTTGCGGCCCTGGCCATCGTTGGGCGGCTGGCTTCGCGCAAAACGGTTGAAGCCTCGGCGGGCACGCTGCCGACGCACGGCTGGACGTTCGGCCTCACGCTCGCGGGCGTGATCGTCATCGTGGCCGCGCTCACGTTCTTCCCGGTGTTGTGCCTGGGACCGATCGTCGAGCACGGGTT